One genomic segment of Paenibacillus xylanexedens includes these proteins:
- a CDS encoding DEAD/DEAH box helicase — protein MAPFTIMDIKLLCGVTAFKRGEDYNLSGRVTNLVVGEDQLHYEAQVRGSERYQVTVDVDGSGEIVAGCSCPGDGRHYDYCKHVAAVLLAIHEWGEQQERNATIASGKPPQPAPGQGANTSSSSGSKSRVGTLVEENIWERPQSASQREQLNDAPERPPVHFAQAGRPSSASGWGRSADKPSYRTADQILSMFAKDRRPLHGNDRKYTAPVSRSSLREELQVQFICKLIQVHKGGGKLALELKVGNKRLYVVQKVKQFLNCIEKGEPMSFTKLFHYDPLMHVFTPQDQAILSMLIRMRQSEEAYRQSISGYLGASDGRDILIAPLVWKPLLELLLKADSRMEGTGFANGPLTLGEGVLPLFYRIAQGANEGYQLEISGLRELILLPAYDAAVVEGQLHMLEPMQMRSLEDLSGALTSYGIKESIDISTQQVDEFVQHVVPELRTLGHLSIDSQVREQIAEPELSPKLYIDFYRERITARLEFDYEVMVINPLAEYLIDEEEKKVILVRDRYKERNLIERLDRSFLERDGSVWASEREDAIYDVMYHLLPELEKQVDIYMPNAVKAMVQSYPTPPKVRADLGRGLDWLEISFEMEGVDEQELQELMRRIVEKKPYFRLKSGVFLSLENEGADSFAHMADSLGLGADDIKSSHIRLPAVRALQLPGRDEVSGHVKWGGSLKRFLDDLRDPERMDFGLPKTLTPILRDYQNSGYQWLRTLAYYRFGGILADDMGLGKTLQSIAYITAVLQEKPEYNMDPTGGDKYRESGSLRGGETLATSDIDPKTGLPLDKMASENTDGLWSTMEQDGLTIRTRVIHPPVLVVAPASLTYNWANEFARFAPHLKVLIAAGQKEERANMLSGMDEADVIVTSYPLLRRDLDTYLGRTFHTLILDEAQAIKNASSQTAQAVKQIQAPRRFALTGTPVENSLDELWSIFEAVFPGLFPSYRRFRDLPPERISRMVRPFILRRLKKDVLEELPDRIETVQRSELTVEQKKLYAAYLSQLQDEASKDMEDNGFQKNRIKILAGITRLRQLCCHPALFVEGYQGDSGKMEQLLETVEDCLASGKRILIFSQFASMLNLIRQTLAAQGRNLFYLDGQTPAQSRVEMCHRFNEGEAELFLISLKAGGTGLNLTGADTVILYDLWWNPAVEEQAIGRAHRMGQKQVVQVIRLVTEGTIEEKILELQQRKKDLIAEVIEPGDGGSTTLSEQDIRELLMV, from the coding sequence GTGGCGCCATTCACAATTATGGATATCAAATTGCTGTGCGGGGTCACGGCATTCAAGCGCGGAGAAGATTATAACCTATCTGGCAGGGTGACCAATCTGGTGGTCGGTGAGGATCAGCTTCATTATGAAGCACAGGTTCGGGGATCGGAGCGTTATCAGGTTACGGTGGATGTAGATGGATCAGGTGAGATTGTGGCAGGCTGCAGTTGTCCGGGTGACGGTAGGCATTATGACTATTGCAAACATGTCGCTGCTGTCCTGTTGGCTATTCACGAATGGGGTGAGCAGCAGGAGCGTAATGCCACGATTGCTTCGGGGAAGCCTCCTCAACCTGCTCCAGGCCAAGGAGCCAATACCAGTTCCAGTTCAGGTTCCAAGTCCAGGGTTGGGACGTTGGTCGAAGAAAACATATGGGAGCGACCACAGTCCGCTTCACAACGAGAGCAACTGAATGATGCCCCAGAGCGTCCGCCCGTTCACTTTGCCCAAGCAGGTCGTCCAAGCTCAGCTTCGGGGTGGGGCCGCTCGGCAGATAAACCTTCTTACCGTACGGCGGATCAGATTCTGTCCATGTTTGCCAAGGATCGGAGACCGCTGCATGGAAATGATCGTAAATACACTGCCCCTGTCAGCCGTTCCTCCCTGCGGGAAGAATTGCAGGTTCAGTTTATATGTAAGCTGATACAGGTTCACAAGGGTGGTGGGAAACTTGCTCTTGAACTGAAAGTGGGTAACAAACGTCTGTATGTGGTGCAGAAAGTGAAACAATTCCTGAACTGCATCGAAAAGGGCGAGCCGATGTCATTTACCAAGTTGTTCCACTACGATCCACTGATGCATGTTTTCACTCCGCAGGATCAGGCCATTCTCTCGATGCTTATTCGAATGAGACAGAGTGAGGAGGCCTATCGCCAATCCATCTCCGGTTATCTGGGAGCTTCGGACGGACGGGATATATTGATTGCTCCTCTCGTATGGAAGCCATTGCTGGAATTGCTGCTAAAGGCTGACAGCCGGATGGAGGGCACGGGATTTGCCAATGGACCACTCACACTGGGTGAGGGGGTACTTCCTTTATTTTACCGGATCGCCCAGGGAGCGAATGAAGGATATCAGCTTGAAATTTCCGGACTGCGTGAGCTGATTCTTCTCCCTGCTTATGATGCCGCTGTGGTGGAAGGGCAGTTGCATATGTTGGAGCCGATGCAGATGCGAAGTCTGGAGGACTTGAGCGGGGCGCTCACGTCGTATGGGATTAAGGAAAGCATCGATATTTCGACCCAGCAGGTGGATGAGTTTGTTCAGCATGTCGTGCCAGAACTGCGTACGCTCGGACATCTGTCCATTGATTCACAGGTGCGTGAACAGATCGCGGAACCGGAACTTTCACCGAAGCTGTACATCGACTTCTATCGTGAACGTATTACAGCGCGTCTGGAATTCGACTATGAGGTCATGGTTATTAATCCGCTTGCAGAGTATTTAATAGATGAAGAAGAGAAAAAGGTTATTTTGGTGCGTGATCGATACAAAGAACGGAATCTCATTGAACGGCTCGATCGTTCTTTCCTGGAACGTGATGGTAGTGTCTGGGCGAGCGAACGGGAAGATGCGATCTATGATGTTATGTATCATCTGTTGCCTGAGCTTGAAAAACAGGTAGACATCTATATGCCAAACGCCGTGAAGGCCATGGTGCAATCCTATCCAACACCGCCGAAAGTACGAGCAGATTTGGGGAGAGGACTGGACTGGCTGGAGATTTCATTCGAGATGGAAGGTGTGGACGAGCAGGAGCTTCAAGAACTCATGCGTCGCATCGTGGAAAAGAAACCGTATTTCCGTCTCAAGAGCGGTGTCTTTCTGTCGCTTGAAAATGAAGGTGCAGACAGTTTCGCTCACATGGCCGATTCACTTGGGCTGGGTGCAGATGACATCAAAAGCAGCCATATCCGGCTGCCAGCTGTTCGGGCATTGCAATTGCCAGGCAGGGACGAAGTTTCCGGTCATGTGAAGTGGGGAGGTTCTCTGAAACGTTTCCTCGATGATCTCCGAGATCCTGAGCGGATGGATTTTGGATTACCAAAAACATTGACCCCCATCCTGCGGGATTATCAGAACAGCGGATACCAGTGGCTGCGTACTCTAGCCTATTATCGTTTTGGCGGCATTCTGGCGGATGATATGGGACTTGGCAAAACGTTGCAAAGCATCGCCTATATCACAGCGGTTCTTCAGGAGAAGCCTGAGTACAACATGGACCCTACGGGCGGTGATAAATACCGGGAGAGCGGATCATTACGGGGCGGTGAAACGTTGGCGACTTCCGATATCGATCCCAAAACTGGGCTTCCATTGGATAAGATGGCTTCAGAGAATACGGATGGCTTATGGTCTACGATGGAGCAGGATGGATTGACGATCCGAACGAGGGTCATTCATCCTCCGGTACTTGTCGTGGCTCCTGCCTCGCTGACCTACAACTGGGCTAATGAGTTTGCACGGTTCGCCCCGCATCTGAAGGTCCTTATCGCAGCCGGTCAGAAAGAAGAGAGAGCCAATATGCTTTCTGGTATGGATGAGGCAGATGTAATTGTGACGTCGTATCCTCTGTTGCGACGGGATTTGGACACCTACCTGGGCCGAACCTTCCATACGCTCATTTTGGATGAAGCTCAGGCGATCAAAAATGCTTCTTCCCAGACCGCGCAGGCAGTGAAACAAATTCAGGCCCCGCGTCGTTTTGCACTCACAGGTACACCTGTGGAGAACTCGCTGGATGAATTGTGGTCTATTTTTGAAGCCGTATTCCCTGGGTTATTTCCAAGTTACAGAAGATTCCGCGACCTTCCTCCGGAACGGATCTCGCGGATGGTGCGTCCGTTTATTCTGCGCCGCCTGAAGAAGGATGTGTTGGAAGAATTGCCTGATCGCATTGAAACGGTACAGCGGTCAGAGCTTACGGTTGAACAGAAGAAACTGTACGCCGCATACCTTTCCCAGCTTCAGGATGAAGCATCGAAGGACATGGAGGATAACGGATTCCAGAAGAATCGCATCAAAATTCTGGCCGGCATCACGCGTTTGCGTCAGTTGTGTTGTCATCCGGCCCTCTTTGTTGAAGGATATCAAGGCGATTCTGGGAAAATGGAACAGTTGCTTGAAACGGTCGAGGATTGTTTGGCTTCAGGCAAACGAATTCTTATCTTCTCCCAATTTGCGAGCATGTTGAACCTGATTCGTCAGACCCTTGCGGCACAGGGAAGGAATCTGTTCTACCTCGATGGTCAGACCCCTGCACAGAGCCGGGTCGAGATGTGTCACAGATTTAATGAGGGCGAAGCTGAACTGTTCTTAATCTCTCTGAAAGCTGGCGGTACCGGATTAAACTTAACAGGGGCAGATACCGTTATATTATATGATCTATGGTGGAACCCCGCGGTGGAAGAACAGGCGATTGGCCGTGCACATCGTATGGGACAGAAACAAGTGGTGCAAGTCATCCGCTTGGTTACCGAGGGTACGATCGAAGAGAAGATTTTGGAACTCCAGCAGCGCAAGAAGGACTTGATTGCCGAAGTGATCGAACCGGGAGACGGGGGCTCGACGACCTTATCCGAACAGGATATCCGCGAATTATTGATGGTATAA
- a CDS encoding U32 family peptidase, whose amino-acid sequence MKTATIRREDVELLAPAGDWDCMRSAVANGADAIFFGVEKFNARARANNFRMDELPEIMAFLHSYGVKGFLTFNILIFENELTDAKELIDACVDAGVDAVIVQDLGLVKMIREISPDFPIHGSTQMTITSPEAVEFTKPFDMERVVLGRENNLKQIQKIGEQAKLPMEVFVHGALCVSYSGQCLTSEMWGGRSANRGECAQACRLPYDLMVDGVHKPMGDVAYLLSPKDLAAIDLMPELIEAGVTSFKIEGRLKTPEYVANVVSKYRKAIDRYFDGDNTPPSKEEVRELQQSFSRGFTHGFLSGTNNKELVDGTFPKSRGVYLGRVDQVLRDGVVLKLDAPVKRGDGIVFDAGDPTQKEEGGRVYDVRRKGVKLEGEAEEGWIVDVVPGRSDVDLRRVKVGDKVWKTNDPALDKRLRQSFETEKPYRVFPVKVKVIGSPGQPLSTWWTDVQKGTTVRIDSEMELDIAQKRPMTHELLEEQFGRLGGTVFQLEGMDVNLHGDVIIPMRELNNIRRQAVEQLAGERPKPPVYVKRAVDVYGDSVKPASPVARGQAELTALCRSLPQVEAAIEAGIGMIYADFEFIKQFPAAVEAVHAAGRKIALATPRIHMPGENGYHNNILRLKPDAVLVRNTGALYFYLRHRMENPDAKHPELIGDFSLNIANHKAVELFLEAGCDWITPSYDLNIQQMVDLLGHSRTSQTEVVIHQHLPMFHTEHCVYCTFMSEGTDFTNCGRPCEEQRASLQDRIGMSHPVRVDEGCRNTVYNAVEQSGAEYLTNFMDLGVSRYRVEFLEETPEQVREVIDLYNRALRGEISGTQVWKTLKATNQLGVTRGQLVK is encoded by the coding sequence ATGAAAACAGCAACAATACGAAGAGAAGACGTTGAACTTCTGGCACCGGCTGGTGACTGGGATTGTATGCGTTCGGCGGTAGCCAATGGCGCAGATGCAATTTTCTTCGGAGTCGAAAAGTTTAATGCACGGGCACGGGCGAACAATTTCCGCATGGACGAGCTGCCGGAGATTATGGCGTTTTTGCACAGTTATGGCGTAAAAGGTTTTTTGACCTTTAATATATTGATTTTTGAAAATGAATTGACGGATGCCAAAGAACTGATTGACGCTTGTGTCGATGCAGGTGTGGACGCTGTAATTGTTCAGGATTTGGGTTTGGTGAAGATGATCCGCGAGATCTCGCCGGATTTCCCGATTCACGGTTCAACACAGATGACAATTACGTCTCCGGAAGCGGTCGAGTTTACGAAGCCGTTTGATATGGAACGTGTCGTTCTGGGACGGGAGAACAACCTGAAGCAGATCCAGAAGATCGGTGAGCAGGCAAAACTTCCAATGGAAGTATTTGTGCATGGTGCGCTGTGTGTATCCTACTCGGGGCAGTGTCTGACTTCCGAAATGTGGGGAGGACGTTCGGCGAACCGCGGAGAGTGCGCACAAGCTTGTCGTCTTCCATACGATCTGATGGTGGATGGGGTGCACAAACCGATGGGTGATGTAGCCTATCTGTTGTCTCCGAAGGATCTGGCAGCGATTGATCTGATGCCGGAACTGATCGAAGCAGGAGTAACTTCTTTCAAAATTGAAGGACGTCTCAAAACGCCAGAATACGTAGCCAACGTAGTAAGCAAATATCGTAAAGCGATTGACCGTTATTTTGATGGAGATAACACACCGCCAAGCAAGGAAGAAGTTCGCGAATTGCAGCAAAGCTTCTCCCGTGGATTCACGCATGGCTTCCTGAGCGGTACAAACAACAAAGAACTGGTGGATGGAACGTTCCCGAAAAGCCGTGGTGTCTACCTCGGTCGTGTGGATCAAGTGTTGCGCGATGGTGTGGTCCTCAAGCTGGATGCACCTGTGAAACGTGGAGACGGAATTGTATTTGACGCCGGAGACCCGACTCAGAAGGAAGAGGGCGGACGTGTATACGATGTACGTCGCAAAGGCGTAAAACTCGAAGGCGAAGCCGAAGAGGGTTGGATCGTTGATGTCGTGCCAGGCCGCAGTGACGTGGATCTGCGACGCGTGAAAGTTGGCGACAAAGTGTGGAAAACGAATGACCCGGCGCTGGACAAACGTCTGCGTCAAAGCTTCGAGACCGAGAAGCCGTACCGTGTATTCCCGGTGAAGGTGAAGGTCATCGGCAGCCCGGGGCAGCCGCTTAGCACATGGTGGACAGACGTACAGAAAGGCACGACCGTCCGTATTGATTCCGAGATGGAACTGGACATCGCGCAGAAACGTCCAATGACACATGAATTGCTCGAAGAGCAGTTCGGACGTCTGGGAGGCACCGTGTTCCAGTTGGAAGGAATGGACGTCAACTTGCACGGTGACGTCATCATCCCAATGCGCGAGTTGAATAACATTCGCCGTCAGGCGGTAGAACAACTCGCGGGCGAACGCCCTAAACCACCCGTCTACGTGAAACGGGCGGTAGATGTGTACGGCGATTCGGTTAAACCGGCATCGCCAGTCGCTCGCGGTCAAGCAGAACTGACCGCACTCTGCCGTAGCCTGCCACAAGTGGAGGCAGCGATTGAAGCAGGAATCGGCATGATCTATGCCGACTTCGAGTTTATCAAGCAGTTCCCGGCAGCCGTGGAAGCTGTGCATGCCGCTGGTCGCAAGATCGCGCTGGCAACACCGCGTATTCATATGCCAGGGGAGAACGGATATCATAACAACATCCTGCGTCTGAAGCCGGATGCGGTATTGGTACGTAATACAGGCGCACTGTACTTCTACCTGCGTCACCGGATGGAAAACCCGGATGCGAAGCACCCGGAATTGATCGGCGACTTCTCATTGAATATTGCCAATCACAAAGCAGTTGAATTGTTCCTGGAAGCCGGATGTGACTGGATTACGCCATCCTATGACCTGAACATTCAACAAATGGTTGATTTGCTGGGCCACTCCCGTACAAGTCAGACCGAAGTGGTTATCCACCAGCATCTGCCGATGTTCCACACCGAGCACTGTGTGTATTGTACGTTCATGAGTGAAGGAACGGACTTCACGAACTGTGGCCGTCCTTGTGAGGAACAGCGTGCATCCCTGCAAGACCGGATCGGCATGTCCCACCCAGTACGTGTGGATGAAGGTTGCCGTAATACGGTATACAACGCAGTGGAACAGTCAGGTGCCGAGTATCTGACCAACTTTATGGATCTGGGTGTATCCCGTTACCGTGTGGAATTCCTGGAGGAGACACCGGAGCAGGTACGCGAAGTTATCGATCTGTACAACCGTGCACTGCGCGGCGAGATCAGTGGTACACAAGTTTGGAAAACACTCAAAGCAACAAACCAACTGGGCGTTACACGTGGTCAATTGGTGAAATAA